A single window of Halobacteriovorax sp. GB3 DNA harbors:
- a CDS encoding class I SAM-dependent methyltransferase, with translation MQVDALSYTDITELPGQNFTDEQLRMMKMRYFQASKLTEGKDVLEIACGPGLGASHLIKKGAKSYWGGDINPAVVELAKKNNPFSNAHFKELDAHKLSFDDNSFDVILCFEALFYFQDVDKCIAEMKRVLRPGGKALICIPNKEIKGFIGSQYSVAYYNNAELKKIFEKSFSEVQIFGTFKIASDVVKNARFLRIQAAKLMNILPGAKVIKEALKKVLLKKNIELQKNLTIEDEFEEAIDLLDENLVDNDYKLLYCFAG, from the coding sequence ATGCAGGTAGATGCTTTAAGCTATACTGATATTACTGAACTTCCGGGACAAAACTTTACTGACGAACAGTTAAGAATGATGAAGATGAGATATTTCCAAGCTTCGAAACTAACTGAAGGGAAAGATGTCTTGGAAATTGCATGTGGCCCCGGACTGGGAGCATCTCACCTGATTAAAAAAGGCGCAAAGTCATACTGGGGCGGTGATATAAACCCTGCTGTTGTTGAGCTTGCGAAGAAGAATAATCCTTTTAGCAATGCTCACTTTAAAGAGCTTGATGCTCATAAGCTATCATTTGACGATAACTCATTTGATGTCATTCTCTGTTTTGAAGCTCTTTTTTATTTTCAAGATGTAGATAAATGCATTGCTGAAATGAAGCGTGTTTTAAGACCTGGAGGGAAAGCACTAATTTGTATTCCAAATAAAGAAATTAAAGGGTTTATTGGAAGCCAGTATAGTGTTGCTTATTACAATAATGCTGAGCTGAAGAAGATTTTTGAAAAGTCATTCTCAGAAGTTCAGATATTTGGAACATTCAAGATCGCTAGTGATGTTGTTAAGAATGCTAGATTTCTAAGAATCCAGGCCGCTAAATTGATGAATATCTTGCCTGGAGCAAAAGTTATCAAAGAAGCTCTTAAGAAAGTGCTTCTTAAAAAGAATATTGAGCTACAAAAGAATTTAACAATAGAAGATGAATTTGAAGAAGCGATAGACTTACTAGACGAGAACCTCGTAGATAATGACTACAAACTCCTTTATTGTTTTGCTGGTTAG